In Nicotiana tabacum cultivar K326 chromosome 11, ASM71507v2, whole genome shotgun sequence, a single window of DNA contains:
- the LOC142165973 gene encoding uncharacterized protein LOC142165973, producing MEIFAKAYDVKVWRVIKKGNYPLPAATLPRVDPEDIDLYTKEQMKVVQVNNKARNLLHNAISGKEYKKISSCDTAKEMWDKLEVTYEGTSKVKETHINMLVHDYELFSMKEGESIEVMFSSFSKMISDLKAFGKPYTSGDQVRKILRSLPTTWQTKVVTLESQDLNKLSYDELRRELIAFEKTYLKKTRQEEK from the coding sequence ATGGAGATCTTCGCCAAAGCTTATGACGTTAAAGTTTGGAGAGTTATCAAAAAGGGGAACTATCCCCTACCAGCTGCTACTCTACCACGTGTTGATCCTGAAGATATAGATTTATATACAAAAGAGCAAATGAAAGTGGTACAAGTTAACAATAAAGCGAGAAATTTGCTTCACAATGCTATAAGTGGTAAAGAATATAAGAAAATCTCTAGCTGTGACACAGCCAAAGAAATGTGGGACAAGCTTGAAGTTACATACGAAGGAACCAGCAAAGTAAAGGAAACACATATTAACATGTTAGTTCATGATTACGAACTCTTCTcaatgaaagaaggagaatctATTGAAGTGATGTTTTCCAGTTTTAGCAAAATGATTAGCGATCTAAAGGCATTTGGCAAGCCATATACTAGTGGTGATCAAGTTAGAAAAATTCTCAGGAGCCTGCCAACCACTTGGCAGACCAAAGTAGTCACACTGGAATCTCAGGATCTAAACAAACTATCGTATGATGAATTACGTAGAGAACTCATAGCTTTTGAAAAGACGTATCTCAAGAAGACCAGacaagaagaaaaatag